Part of the Wolbachia endosymbiont of Diaphorina citri genome is shown below.
AGGCTGACGAATATTTCTCTTCTCGAGCACGCGATAGTCAAATTAGCGCGTGGTGCTCAAAACAATCGAGTGTTCTGAAAAATTGGCAAGATTTTGAGCAAGCTATAAAATTGAAGGAGAAAGAATTCCACAATACACAAGTTTCTCGTCCTGACTTTTGGGTGGGATTTTGCGTAATCCCAAAGGTAATTGAATTTTGGCAAGAAGGTGAATATAGGAAACACACTAGATTTAGATATACTCTTGTTGAGAAAAGCAATTGGAAAATAGAGCAGTTATATCCTTAATTGTAAAAAATAGCATCTGTTCAGATGCATATGAAACCAGTGCTTCCTTTTTTGTCATCTCAGTTTCCATAATGTCATCCCAGTGCTTGACACTGGGATCTAGGAATTCTGATCATGTATCAAGACGTTGCATTCAAGTAGTTGACCTGGAACCCATTATACTCCGTAAATTTAACTGGATGCCAGTGTCTGGGCACTGGCATTACACCCATTCCTTTCTAGTTTGTTATTCAAGTAGCCTTTTTAGTATCATCTACTTTCATGACACTATTCATTCCTATAATTGTCTTTTCTCGTCTATCTTATTTTTCCACTCTGCTTGAACAGATACGTATGGAAAGCTCTACTGTGTAAGTGCCTCTCTCTTAACTAATATACATCACTTGCTAGGTCCGGATATATTAATTTTTGATAAGTCAACTTCATCTACTGATGAGCTAGGTCTGGTGTCTTTCATATGTTTTACCAAAAGCTCCATAACTTTTCTTTGCCCAAGAAATTGCTGAAATGAACGTAATGCATCCGGATCAGTTAACCCAAGGAATGTCTGGAATGCTTGTAGATTTGGGCTATCATTATACTAGCCACTATTTTTATTGCTCTTAGCAGTTGCTTGTAAAGGAGTATCTCCTGAATGGTTTTTAATATTAGCATCAGCACCTTTTTTTAGCAATAATCTTGCTATTTCTTCATGGCCTTTTATAGCTCTTACTATTACCCACAAGTATAGAATTCATGAGCAAGTCTCCATCCTTCTGCTAAATCAAAGAGACGTTTCCATCCCTTCCACAAGGCTATAGGACCTGGTTCTAAGTCATTTTTGCGAGCTAAAAACCCTCCTAACTTGGCCACCCACCTCACAATTTCTCTTATAGGTGGTGGAGTCTCAGGATAGTTTTTTGTCTTAAGCATTTTGGTATATAAAACCTTCCATTCGTCATCAGTCAGTATGACAGTGCAAGAAAGATTCGGATTTGTTCTAGCTACCAATGTAATAAAAAATATTCTCCATGCAATTATACTCATAATTGTAAGAAAGCGGATCAATCTATCTGCTGTTTGGAGCCTACATTCTTCAACTTTAAGACCGGATTTCAAAATTTTATGAAAAACCTCTATTCTCCATCTTAAGCAATACCATTGTATTTTTTCTACTGCTTCTTCAAAATTATTAATATTTATATTTGTTAACAAAATCCAGTTTATGGGCTCTTCGCCAAATGGGGGATATCTTTCTATAACATAGACAGCATTTAAATTTAAATTAGGAAGTTTTTGGGTTTTACGTCTAGCGTTGTTTTTTGATGCATTCATCACAAAGTTACTAAACTTTACTTCTAAAACTGTTGTTCTTTGAGGTTTTTTATCGCGAGCAGGAATACTCACTTGAATTTCTCCTTGACAAGACATGCGATTCATCAAATCCCACAATCTTTCACCACCTTTTTCAGAATAAGTCGACTTCTTGTTTACTGTTCTGTTTTGATTTCCTCTTACTACAAAAAGAGATTGATTAGTGGAAGCAACTTCAAATAAATCATAAATATCTGCTTCTCTATCACAAACGGTAACTACCTTAACATCCTTTAATCCAGGATGTTTAGTAGAGTCTTTAAGTGATGCTATCCACCGTATGCTTTCTTTCTCTTCTATGGGAAGAGCAGTATTATGGCTTCTTCTTTTCAACTCCTTTAGGTCTTCAGTTAAGGAAGGTCTAGTACTAATTTTTTGATCCAATAATCCTATAGGTAGTCCTTCTGTTGTAACTGCAAACGTTGTATGCATCACTAATCCATGGGTTTTAAAATTAGTTGTTTTAGATGTTAATCTTGCTGCTATAATCCCTAATCCTTCGGTCTTTTTATGATTTTTATATGAAATATAACTCGTATCCTGGATAGCTAAGATAGTTGAGTATTCTTTAGCTCTTTCAACAGTTTTAATTATATGACTGTCTAATATTTTTCTTTCAGAAATGGCATCGTTTTGGAAAAATCTATAAGCTGCTTTACTTTGATGCCAATCTTCACAAGCTTGATTTATTGAACGCTCAGGCGATTCAGCAAAACTATTAACTATTTTTAGAAGCCTTTTACTTAATCTTATATCACCAAAATTAACAATTCCAAATTCACTTTCTGCCCATTCGCCAGTTGAGGTATTTATAGTTCTTTTCATCATATATTCCATTTTTAGACCATAGATCTATTTATAATAGAAAGTTGAATTAGTAAAATAGCAGCTTTTTCTCCATTTTTAGATTTATGGGTAATAGTAAGTTTATAGCTGCTACATGTAAAGGTGTATTACCAAACCTATTGCCAATGTTGACATTCACTCCTTCTGCACTAAGTAATAACTCAACTATCTCTTTATGGCCATTGTTAACAGCTACACTCAAGGGATCCCTATCAGTGCTACAGTCATTGACTTTAGCGCCGTTACTAAGAAGCAACTTAACTACTGCTTTATGTCCATAAAGAGCAGCTAAATACAAGGGTGTGAAATTATCTTTGTTTGCTGTGTTAACATCAACCTTTCTTGTATTAATTAATAATTCAACTACTTCAGTATGTCCATTCTGTGCGGCTATTTGTAGAGCTGTTGTACCAAATGTATTGTCTTTAGCATCAACCTCAATTTTTTAAGTATCAAGTAACACCTTTACAACTTCTACAAGTCCATTTTGAGCAGCAATATGTAAAGGTATTTTACCATCAGTATAGTCTTTTATGTCAGGATCAGCTCCTGCTTTAATCAACTCCTCTACTATAGCGTTACTGTAGTTTTGTTTTCACTCATAATAGCAGAGTGTAAAGGTGTACTGCCTTCAATAGTTCTTGCATGAACATCAGCCCCTTTACTTATTAGTAACTTTACTACGTCTAACTGCCCTGAATAAGCAGCTTTATGTAAGGCTGTAAATTCAGCTCTATCCTTGATATTGATATCAATTTTTGCATTAAGTAATG
Proteins encoded:
- a CDS encoding ankyrin repeat domain-containing protein, with the protein product MWVIVRAIKGHEEIARLLLKKGADANIKNHSGDTPLQATAKSNKNSG
- a CDS encoding ankyrin repeat domain-containing protein: MEVDAKDNTFGTTALQIAAQNGHTEVVELLINTRKVDVNTANKDNFTPLYLAALYGHKAVVKLLLSNGAKVNDCSTDRDPLSVAVNNGHKEIVELLLSAEGVNVNIGNRFGNTPLHVAAINLLLPINLKMEKKLLFY
- a CDS encoding IS4 family transposase gives rise to the protein MMKRTINTSTGEWAESEFGIVNFGDIRLSKRLLKIVNSFAESPERSINQACEDWHQSKAAYRFFQNDAISERKILDSHIIKTVERAKEYSTILAIQDTSYISYKNHKKTEGLGIIAARLTSKTTNFKTHGLVMHTTFAVTTEGLPIGLLDQKISTRPSLTEDLKELKRRSHNTALPIEEKESIRWIASLKDSTKHPGLKDVKVVTVCDREADIYDLFEVASTNQSLFVVRGNQNRTVNKKSTYSEKGGERLWDLMNRMSCQGEIQVSIPARDKKPQRTTVLEVKFSNFVMNASKNNARRKTQKLPNLNLNAVYVIERYPPFGEEPINWILLTNININNFEEAVEKIQWYCLRWRIEVFHKILKSGLKVEECRLQTADRLIRFLTIMSIIAWRIFFITLVARTNPNLSCTVILTDDEWKVLYTKMLKTKNYPETPPPIREIVRWVAKLGGFLARKNDLEPGPIALWKGWKRLFDLAEGWRLAHEFYTCG
- a CDS encoding ankyrin repeat domain-containing protein encodes the protein MFSIDQWLLDESIPLHTAAFRGEISKVRSLLNAKIDINIKDRAEFTALHKAAYSGQLDVVKLLISKGADVHARTIEGSTPLHSAIMSENKTTVTL